The following are encoded in a window of Panthera leo isolate Ple1 chromosome B2, P.leo_Ple1_pat1.1, whole genome shotgun sequence genomic DNA:
- the BTNL2 gene encoding butyrophilin-like protein 2 produces the protein MVDFPGYSLSGVVASFFFVLFTMRQPDSWRVIGPAHPILARIGEDALLTCQILPKRAVMPTKMTWYRSDPNAVVFAQWDGADVTEMQMEEYRERVEWIKDDVPEGSVTLKINNIQPSDNGQYWCCFQEKNYYEETSLLLEVAGVGSSPYIHMEGPIESGVQLVCTAKGWFPEPQVYWEDATGKKLLSVSEHSIQDENGLFYVEATLVVRNASLETVSCFIHNPILNEEKSSVISIPEKLQNELASLKVIGPSQPILVRVGEDIQLTCCLSPKTNAQSMEVRWLQSHHYPAVYVYVDGEHVTEEQMTEYRGRTTLVSDAINEGRLTLQIHNATTSDNGQYRCRFEKDGVYQEASLDLKIVGLGSSPLITIIGQKDGEIELMCSSEGWFPQPHVQWKDMEAKIIPSFSEVLTQGSHGLFHVKTSLLVTNSFIVNVTCSISNPLLGEEKMATFSLSESMMTFSWKTVFICGLLLAAAVGLVMRKSYKKGSIQNGIARVVQQ, from the exons ATGGTGGATTTTCCAGGATACAGTCTATCTGGTGTGGTTGCCTCTTTCTTCTTCGTACTGTTCACCATGAGGCAGCCAG ATAGCTGGAGAGTGATTGGTCCTGCACATCCTATACTGGCTAGGATTGGGGAAGATGCTCTACTCACCTGTCAAATCCTACCCAAGAGGGCCGTGATGCCCACAAAGATGACATGGTACCGCTCAGATCCCAACGCAGTGGTGTTTGCACAGTGGGATGGAGCTGATGTGACCGAGATGCAAATGGAGGAGTACAGAGAAAGGGTAGAGTGGATAAAGGATGATGTTCCAGAGGGAAGTGTGACTCTGAAGATAAACAACATTCAACCATCTGATAATGGGCAATACTGGTGCTGCTTCCAAGAGAAGAACTATTATGAAGAAACAAGCTTGTTGCTTGAAGTAGCAG GTGTGGGATCTTCCCCTTACATCCACATGGAGGGACCTATAGAAAGTGGAGTCCAGCTTGTGTGCACTGCAAAAGGTTGGTTCCCAGAGCCCCAGGTCTATTGGGAAGATGCCACAGGAAAGAAGTTGCTGTCTGTCTCTGAGCATTCCATCCAAGATGAGAACGGCCTGTTCTATGTGGAAGCCACTCTTGTGGTGAGGAATGCCTCTTTGGAGACCGTGTCCTGCTTCATCCACAACCCTATCCTCAATGAGGAGAAGAGCTCAGTCATCTCCATTCCAG aGAAACTCCAGAATGAGCTAG CTTCCTTAAAAGTGATTGGACCTTCCCAGCCCATCCTTGTCAGAGTGGGAGAAGACATACAATTAACCTGTTGTCTGTCCCCCAAGACTAATGCACAAAGCATGGAGGTGAGGTGGCTCCAATCACACCATTATCCTGCTGTTTATGTGTATGTGGATGGGGAACATGTGACTGAAGAGCAGATGACAGAATATAGAGGGAGAACAACCTTGGTGAGTGATGCCATCAATGAGGGGAGACTGACCCTGCAGATACACAACGCCACAACGTCAGATAATGGGCAGTACCGGTGCCGTTTTGAAAAAGATGGTGTCTACCAGGAGGCCAGTTTGGATCTGAAGATAGTAG GTCTAGGTTCTTCCCCTCTGATTACCATAATAGGACAGAAGGATGGAGAAATAGAGTTGATGTGCAGTTCAGAAGGGTGGTTCCCACAGCCCCATGTGCAGTGGAAGGACATGGAAGCAAAGATAATACCATCATTTTCAGAGGTTCTGACTCAAGGAAGTCATGGGCTTTTCCATGTGAAGACATCTCTATTGGTCACAAACAGCTTTATTGTGAATGTAACCTGCTCCATTAGCAACCCCCTTCTTGGTGAGGAGAAAATGgcaactttttctctctcag AGTCCATGATGACTTTTTCATGGAAGACAGTGTTTATTTGTGGATTGCTTCTTGCTGCAGCTGTAGGCCTGGTCATGAGGAAGAGCTATAAAAAAG GCTCTATTCAGAATGGGATTGCCAGAGTGGTCCAGCAATAA